A window of Bacillus sp. DX3.1 genomic DNA:
GATAGTTAAAGCAACCATTGCATAAAGTGACCAAGGGAACAATCCCCAGTGGAAGAATGAATATTGCATGGCAAGTTTTGCACTTTGCTCTGTTCCAGGTTCCCCTGTGAGAGGTGAATTAAAATGTGATATTGGTTCAGCAATACCATAAAAGAGAAGCCCAATTCCCATTCCAGCTCCAAATAACATTGCGAGCCATGAGAGGTAACTATATTTGGGTTTTTCGTCATCTTTTCCGAGACGAATCGATCCATACTTTGAAAATGCTAAATAAGTAGCTAAAACAACCATGGTGGTCATAAGTAGAGAGTAGAACCAACCAAACTTATTGAGGATAAATGAGTTTATGGATGAGGTAACACTTTGTAAATCATAGCCTTGTATCCACTTTGCTGGGATTACGCCCCATATAATGAACAGGGTTGTCAGCAAAATAGAGATATAAAATACACTGTTCTTTTTTTTGATCATCAAATTCCACCTTTTATTTAATAAAGTTAAAAGTTATATTAACCATAACAATTATCTGTTTAAATGTCAAAAAATTCATTTTTATATGAGGGAGATATCTCTATTATAAATGAACATCAAATTGGGATGGCGTGGGTGCTTCATCATGAATCAGATATGCAAAATTACGTTGCGTATGGACAAACTGATGGAAACATGATTAAAGGTAAATATATAGCGAAACCAGGGAAGTATTATTTATATGTATATAAAGTAAAACTTTAATCAGTGGGAGTTTTCTTCATCTCCCACTGATTATTAGTTGAACCAATCGGGCTTTTACGGGCAGTTTATCCCCCACCTATCTTCTTTGGTTTCCTTAGAATCTTGAGGTGGGGGTATTACTGCCCGTTAATGCGGGATAAATTTGATAATGGAAATAGAGCATATTCGATACGAGTAAAATAATTACATTTCCAATGTATATATAACTTTACTTTTTATGTAAAAAAGTATATTATATAGATATACAATATAACGGTTATTTTTTAGGAGGAGCCTGTCACCATAGGCTCCTCCTGTTCTTTTTTAAGGAGCCTATCATATCAGTTTTTTTAAAAAAATAACTGAAAATTAGGAAATATAATTATTGAAAGAGGTGAGGCATACATATAGAAAAGAGGGCTCTAATGATGAAAGGGGGATAAGGAATGATCTTATTTGGTTATCCACTTGAAACAATTTATTTATATGGATTTATCATAAGCGCTGTGCTTACCGTTATTTATATCTTTTTTGGTGATATATTCGAATCAATATTTAGTTTTTCAAGCGGTCCTACATCTATTTTTACGATACTGCTTAGCTTTTTAGCAATGCTTTGCGGTTTTAGTTATATAGGAGAATATTTATTCTCTTGGAATAGTATCGTTATTTTTATTCTTTCTTTTTGCATATCTTTTATTGGGGTTTTTACGATGAAGATATTAATCTTAAAGCCGATTGCAGAGTCCGAACAAAATACAGTGCAGCGCATGGATGATTTTATTGGCTGCCGAGGTGAAGTAATTATTACGATACCGAAAGAAGGCTTTGGTGAAGTATTAGTTTCTTCACAATTTGGAAGTAATGCGATACCAGCAAAGACAATCGGAAAGAAAGATATTTTACAAGGAACACAAGTTATAATCGAGGAAGTTCAAGATGGTGTTTTGTTTGTACAAAACATCGCTTATTCTTTAAAAAAACCCAAAT
This region includes:
- a CDS encoding phosphate ABC transporter permease gives rise to the protein MILFGYPLETIYLYGFIISAVLTVIYIFFGDIFESIFSFSSGPTSIFTILLSFLAMLCGFSYIGEYLFSWNSIVIFILSFCISFIGVFTMKILILKPIAESEQNTVQRMDDFIGCRGEVIITIPKEGFGEVLVSSQFGSNAIPAKTIGKKDILQGTQVIIEEVQDGVLFVQNIAYSLKKPKL